tcactatgtgtgacccctctatatcactatgtgtgacctctctatatcactgtgtgacctctctatatcactatgtgtgacacctctctatatcactatgtgtgacctctctatatcactatgtgtgacccctctctatatcactgtgtgacctctctatatcactatgtgtgacccctctctatatcactatgtgtgacccctctctatatcactatgtgtgacccctctatatatcactatgtgtgacccctctctatatatcactatatgtgacccctctttctatatcactatgtgtgacccctctctatatcactatgtgtgacccctctctatatatcactatgtgtgacctctctatatcactatgtgtgacccctctatatcactatgtgtgacctctcagccgggacaactaagcagCGGCTCAGTAAGAAGAATTTCCTGGTCCTGGAGCGGCCACCAGGCTTCACACCTGATCCCAGCGTCAGCCCGAAAGCTGTGAGATAAtgtgtatagaggagggggacacaattcctgctgcagggtctgcaaacctggtcaggacccccaggaaacgtccgacctctgtaactgcaaacacacTGCACCAGATAGGAACTTCTCTATTGTatcgaatcccccccccccccccgatcacaTGTTGGGCCAAGTATTGGCCCTCCCTTGTACAAtgatatgcaaaagaggagtccgtggagctccacggactcctcttttgcatattcatgtttcccagggggcaatgcacctaggacttcactgcattgagcgctttcactagcagccggcggtgttgtcgtttggctgatctccctgagttgtACAATGATAGACACTCTTGTTATATGAGAAGCATAACATATTAGGGGGGGAtaataatagcccccccccccgattaCATATTAGGGCCCCTGTATCTCTTAATAACTCAGCGGTGTCAGGTGATAATCTGTTTATTACACAGATGAATAATGTCACAGTGCCGGGAATGTGACAGTGAAATATTCATGAAGAATTTCCTCCACATCCTGAGGATCGTAATCTCTGACCAGAAACAAGTGTCCATCATCAGCCCCCCGAATCATGGCGGAGAGCACTGCAAGGCAAAGCAATATAACTCAACTTACAAGCAGTGTACCAAACACCGGGCCCGGGGGGAGGCAGCGCACCCGGCtctgggcagggggggggggggggatgtagcgCAGCCAGTTCGGGTGGGGAGTGGGTTGTTAGTGCGTCTGGGGGGGTGGGTAGCGTGCccggctctgggggggggggggggggggcgggaatgTGGAGCGGGCAGttcgggtgggggtggggtgttaGCGCGGctggctccgggggggggggggggggattagcgtGCCCGGCTCTgggggcgaggggggggggcgggaatgTAGCGCGGCCAGttcgggtggggggtggggtgttaGCGCGTCTGGCTCTGGGGGGGTGGGTAGCGTGCCCGGCTCTGGGGGCGGGAATGTAGCGCGGCCAGTTCGGGTGGGGGCGGGGTGTGAGCGCGCCTGGCTCTGGGGgtggcgggggcgggggggggggtcggattaGCGTGCCCGGCTCCgggggcgaggggggggggggcgggaatgTAGCGCggccagtttgggtgggggggggggggggggggtgttagcgcGCCCGCCTCTGGAGGGGGGGTAGCGTGCCCGGCTCTGGGGGCGGGAATGAAGCGCGGCCAGttcgggtgggggtggggtgttaGCGCGCCTGGCTCTGGGGGGGTGGGTAGCGTGCCCGGCTCTgggggcgagggggggggggggggggcgggaatgTAGTGCGGGCAGTTCGGGTGGGGTGTTAGCGCGcctggctctggggggggggggggggggggtagcgcgCCCgactctggaggggggggggggtagcgtgCCCAGCTCTGGGGGAGGCAGTGCACCCGGCTATTATTATTCAGTCCCTGGGAGGTTCTCACCTCGACCACTGGATGATCGGAAAAGACACAGAATCTTTTTGTTTATGGCCACTGCTCGACCCAACTCATATCCAACCCCAAGAGACGGCTGTGTCACCTCGGCCACCACCAcatctgcctgctgcagccacatggAGTCTCGGTCATAAATGATCCTATCTCCCTCCTCTCGAGCGTCTTCACCTACAGACAATATCattatcagaagaaaaaaaaatctcatcgtCCTCCACAAGAATCCAGATCCCGAGATCACCACCGGCCGCTCCAAAGCAAGACCTATAcatatgatacatatatacacacagagacatTATATATAGAGGTAGTAGAGACAGGGGGTGTGCGGACAGGGTGGGTGACGTGTGTGAGGGCATGCGGACAGGGTtgatgtataggggggggggtgatgtgtgtggggggtgatgTCGGTGAAGGCGGTGTGGACAGGGGGTGATGTGTagggggggcagtgtggacaAGGGGTGATGTGTAGTGGGGGCAGTGTGGACAGGGGGTGATGTGTAGGGGGGACAGTGTGGACAAGGGGGGTGTTGtgtaggggggcagtgtggacaAGGGGGGTGTTGTGTagggggggcagtgtggacaggggggggtgatgtgtagggggggcagtgtggacagggggggtgatgtgtagggggggcagtgtggacagggggggtgatgtgtagggggggcagtgtggacaggggggtgatgtgtagggggggcagtgtggacaaggggtgatgtgtagggggggcagtgtggacaAGGGGTGATGTGTAGGGGGGGCGGTGTGGACGGGGGTGATGTGTagggggggcagtgtggacaAGGGGGGTGATGTGTAGGGGGGGCGGTGTGGACAAggggtgatgtgtgtgtgggggggtgatgtgtaggGGGAGCAGTGTGGACAGGGGGTGATGTGTAGGGGGGGGCGGTGTGGACAaggggggtgatgtgtgtgtgggaaggtgatgtgtagggggggcagtgtggacaggggggggtgatgtgtgtgtggggggggggtgatgtgtagggggtgcagtgtggacaggggggggtgatgtgtaggggggcagtgtggacaaggggggtgatgtgtgtgtgtgggggggtgatgtgtagggggggcagtgtggacagggggtgatgtgtaggggggcagtgtggacaggggggggtgatgtgtgtgtgggggggggtgatgtgtagggggtgcagtgtggacaggggggggtgatgtgtagggggggcagtgtggacaaggggggtgatgtgtgtgtgggggggtgatgtgtgtgtggggggggtgatgtgtaggGGGAGCAGTGTGGacagggggggtgatgtgtgtgtggggggtgatgtgtagggggggcagtgtggacaggggggtgatgtgtgtgtggggggtgatgtgtagggggggcagtgtggacaaggggggtgatgtgtgtgtgggggggtgatgtgtagggggggtgatgtgtagtgggggcagtgtggacagggggtgatgtgtaggggaggcagtgtggacagggggtgatgtgtagggggggcagtgtggacaggggggtgatgtgtagggggggcagtgtggacaAGGGGGGTGTTGTGTagggggggcagtgtggacaAGGGGGGTGTTGTGTagggggggcagtgtggacaAGGGGGTGTTGTGTAGGGGGGACAGTGTGGACAAGGGGGGTGTTGTGTagggggggcagtgtggacagggggggggggtgatgtgtagggggggcagtgtggacagggggggtgatgtgtagggggggcagtgtggacaAGGGGGGTGTTGTGTagggggggcagtgtggacagggggggtgatgtgtagggggggcagtgtggacaggggggggt
This sequence is a window from Dendropsophus ebraccatus isolate aDenEbr1 chromosome 15, aDenEbr1.pat, whole genome shotgun sequence. Protein-coding genes within it:
- the DNPH1 gene encoding 5-hydroxymethyl-dUMP N-hydrolase, giving the protein MAALSVYFCGSIRGGREDQALYQRIIQLLQRYGTVLTEHVGSPEISEAGEDAREEGDRIIYDRDSMWLQQADVVVAEVTQPSLGVGYELGRAVAINKKILCLFRSSSGRVLSAMIRGADDGHLFLVRDYDPQDVEEILHEYFTVTFPAL